A stretch of DNA from Desulfurobacteriaceae bacterium:
TGCGTCCCTTCCTGCAGTTTGAGGAACTATTTGCATTAAACCGTAAGCCGGAACTGGAGATTGAGCGAAAGGGTTAAAAGAGCTTTCTGTATGAATAATTGCAAAGACAAGAGCTGGTTCTAAATGGTATTTACTGGCAAACTTGTAAACATGAGGTCTATAGCGTAAAGCTTTTCTTAAAAGGTTTTTGTATGGAAACTTTATTTTTACAGTATAAACCCTGTTGTTTCTTATCTTTGACTTGGATACCGATAGGTTTGATGTTTTAACCACTCTTTCCGAAAACCTTTTAGCCTCTTTCAGAGAAGGTTTCTTTTTAAAAAGAAGATCAGTAATTAAAGGTTCTTTATCTACTTTTGCTTTCTTTACGTATTTTAAAGTTGAAATTCTTTTTTCCACCCTTTGTAATAGCTTGTTGTTTCTAAAAGCTGTTTCCTTATCTTCCAAAATAAGCTTAGTGAGTTCTTTCTTGATACGTTTTTCTGCTTCTTTTTTAGAGGGTGCTATAACTGAAATCTCTATTTCACCTTTTTCGTAATCTATACTCTTTTTGGCTTTTAAGTCTTGAGAATAGTCTACCCATCTTTTCTTCGTAGGTACTTCAGCTTTCCCCCAAACGGCAGCGATTTCTTTTTTGTACTTTTCAAACTCTTGTTGATAAATCCTTTTATATTCTTCAAACTCTTTATTCAGTTCCCTTACGTACTGATTAAAGCTGTTTTTTTCATTCTTACTAAAGGAGTTGAACTCTTTAGTTTGAGATAAATAGTAGTTTTTAAAACTTTCAGGATTTTCGGAATATGCCACACTATACATTGAAAAGGAAATAAAAGAAAAAGTTAATATCCTTTTAAGAATATGAAAAAGTTTCATAAATCCCTCCATCTATCTTCTTCATTATTTATTTTAACGAAAAAAGGGCAGGAAAACTGCCCTTGAGTTTAGCTATTTTGATAAACTTCCATAGCTGCCTTAATAGAATCTCCAAACTTAAAATCTTTATATCCAAGTTCATAAAGTGCAAACTCAACAACTTCAAGACCTGTAAGAATGTCAAATATATCTACATATCCCATGTGAGAAAGTCTAAATATCTTTCCTTTAAGATGTTCCTGTCCCCCTGCTATTGTTATTCCAAATTTTTCTCTTGCGAGTTTAACAATATCTTGTCCGTTGATACCTTCTGGAGAGTAAACTGCCGTAACACCATTTGCAGGCCTTTCAGAAAAAAGTTTCAAACCTAAGGCTTTGACTCCTTCTTGAGTTGCTTTTGCTAAAAGAGCGTGTCTCTTTGCTACATTCTCAATTCCCTCTTCTTCTATCATCTTTAAAGCTTCATTTAAAGCAACTACAAGGTTTGTGCTTGCAGTATAAGCTGTCTGTCCTTCTTTCTGTTTTTTAAGTTCTTTTCTTAAATCAAAATAGTAGCTCCTTGATTTTACTTTTTTTAGTCTTTCCTGTGCCTTTTCGTTTAGGGAAATTATTGCAAGTCCTGGAGGTGTCATTAAGGCTTTCTGGGAACCTGTAATTGCTACGTCTATTCCCCATTCATCGGTTGGAATGTCGTAAACACCGTAAGCTGTTATTCCGTCAGCTATTAGAAGAATGTCATCGTAGTTTTTCAAGATCTCACCTATGCCTTTTACAT
This window harbors:
- a CDS encoding alanine--glyoxylate aminotransferase family protein encodes the protein MRPIKQRLLTPGPTIVPPRVLEALSRPTLYHRSPEFKKVFLEARERLQKLFKTEGEVLILASSGTGAMESAVVNLFNPGDSAVVVVGGKFGERWKELCEIYGVNPIVIEVEWGKSVDLEKIEKVLKENSTVKGVLVQICETSTGTIHDVKGIGEILKNYDDILLIADGITAYGVYDIPTDEWGIDVAITGSQKALMTPPGLAIISLNEKAQERLKKVKSRSYYFDLRKELKKQKEGQTAYTASTNLVVALNEALKMIEEEGIENVAKRHALLAKATQEGVKALGLKLFSERPANGVTAVYSPEGINGQDIVKLAREKFGITIAGGQEHLKGKIFRLSHMGYVDIFDILTGLEVVEFALYELGYKDFKFGDSIKAAMEVYQNS
- a CDS encoding murein transglycosylase domain-containing protein, which produces MKLFHILKRILTFSFISFSMYSVAYSENPESFKNYYLSQTKEFNSFSKNEKNSFNQYVRELNKEFEEYKRIYQQEFEKYKKEIAAVWGKAEVPTKKRWVDYSQDLKAKKSIDYEKGEIEISVIAPSKKEAEKRIKKELTKLILEDKETAFRNNKLLQRVEKRISTLKYVKKAKVDKEPLITDLLFKKKPSLKEAKRFSERVVKTSNLSVSKSKIRNNRVYTVKIKFPYKNLLRKALRYRPHVYKFASKYHLEPALVFAIIHTESSFNPFAQSPVPAYGLMQIVPQTAGRDATRIIYGKPVLLAPSYLYNGEKNILVGTTYLYLLYHHYFKNVKDPRSRLYCTIAAYNTGVGNVARAITGTTNLKKAIGRINTLSHTQVYDILIKNVPLETKNYLKRVLRRKKVYSKLQKVVREEKWEKI